The Chrysemys picta bellii isolate R12L10 chromosome 5, ASM1138683v2, whole genome shotgun sequence genome includes a window with the following:
- the TIFA gene encoding TRAF-interacting protein with FHA domain-containing protein A, whose translation MSSMEEVETEETVTCLHITLYHPCQEEKQVFRSLKFHKRERRRVDEVAKFGRDSNICHYNLMDTRVSRVQFTLQFFRQLNSSELGFEIKNMSKKTKLIVDNVELDYLNKIDLPWKCIIRFGDYQLLMQRQDGESVDYFETCFELAQASLLQERHLPLLQPIPECGISPSLVYSQGVRPIEVDENDL comes from the coding sequence ATGAGTTCCATGGAAGAAGTGGAAACTGAAGAGACAGTAACTTGTCTCCATATAACTTTGTACCATCCTTGCCAAGAAGAAAAGCAGGTGTTTCGCAGCTTAAAATTCCACAAGCGAGAGCGGCGCAGGGTAgatgaagtggcaaagtttggcCGAGATTCTAACATCTGCCATTATAATTTAATGGATACCCGTGTTTCCCGGGTTCAGTTTACCCTGCAGTTTTTCAGGCAACTCAACAGCTCAGAACTTGGTTTTGAGATAAAGaacatgagcaaaaaaaccaaactaatTGTGGACAATGTGGAACTGGACTACCTAAACAAAATTGACCTGCCATGGAAATGCATCATTCGCTTTGGAGACTACCAACTCTTAATGCAAAGACAAGATGGGGAATCAGTGGATTATTTTGAGACTTGCTTTGAGTTGGCCCAAGCTTCACTTTTGCAAGAGAGACACCTGCCTTTACTGCAGCCCATACCTGAGTGTGGCATTTCTCCTTCTTTGGTCTATTCCCAAGGAGTAAGACCAATAGAGGTGGATGAAAATGATTTGTGA